The Mycoplasmopsis columbinasalis genomic interval ACACTTATATTGCACAATTATGGCTTGAACGATCGCTAACTACAAAAAATCTCAAGGTTATGATGCTAAATTTTTAACAGGTAGCGATGAACACGGACAAAAAATTGCCAACAAGGCAAAACCGCAAAATAAAGAACCAAAACAATTTGTTGATGAGTTAGTCGAAACTTGCAAACAAATGTGAGCAAAATGAGATATCAATTATGACTACTTTAGTCGTACCACTTCAGCACATCACGAAGAAGCTGTGAAACAAGTTTTTAGCTGATTTTTAGCAAATGATTTTATTTATAAAGATAGATATGAAGGGCTTTATTCAATTGAAGATGAAGAATTCTTAGCTAAAAATCAGGCAGTGTTCAAGGATGGCGAATATTTTCACCCTTCATCAGGACATAAGTTGGCCGTGATGAGCGAAGAAAGTTACTTCTTCAAAATCAAAAAAATGCAAGCATGATGAGTTGAATATGTCAAAACTCACCCTAACTTTTTGTTACCACAAAAAACAGTTAACGAAATGTTTAATAATTTTGTCAACGAAGGACTTGAAGATTTATCTGTCACTAGAACTAATGTTGCGTGAGCTATTCCGATTAAAGAAGACTTTCACCACACACTTTATGTTTGACTAGATGCTCTTTTCAATTACGTAACTACTTTAGGATATTCACCAAGTAACCCAAAAGCTGCTGATTATGTGAAATACTGAGAAAACGGAACTGAAATTGTGCATATTTTAGGAAAAGAAATTTCACGTTTTCACTTTATTTACTGACCAATGTTTCTTGAAGCTCTTGGTTTGAGACAACCAACAACTATCATTAGTCACGGTTTACTGAGAGATAAAGATGGTCGTAAAATGTCAAAATCATTGCATAACGTAATTGAACCTGATACTTTATTTAATAAGTTTGATGATGAAATGATTAAGTATTATTTTGCATCGCAAGTAATTTTTGGCGAAGACGCTAACTTCGGCGAGGAAAAACTTAAAGAAGTAGTAAATGCAGACTTAGTGAACAATTTTGGTAATTTAATTTCAAGAACACTAAAGATGCTTTCAAACTCTTTTGACCACGGAATTGTTTACAAAACAAGTAATGAACAAGTGCATTTAGAGATTGAAAATGAAATCAAAAGTTTCTTAGACAACTATGTTACAGCAATGGACGCATTTCACTTTGATAAAGGCTTAAAGCTTGCAATTGAACTTTCTGACAAACTTAATAAGTATATTGACAAGACTATGCCTTGAAAATTAACTAATAATTTACCAGAATTAAGTTTAGTTTTAAGTCGTTTATTAAATGGAATTTATGCTGTTGCATTTGCCTTACAAGTTTCTCTGCCAAGAAAAATTGCTGAAGTTGCAACAGCACTTGGTGTGACTAATTTCGATAAAGATGCGTTACTAGATTTTCACAAGTTTGATAATGTAATTCCTGCAAAACAATTTATGCTATACGAAAGGTTGAAGTAATGATTTATCTTGTTATTAAAAATTTGAAAATCAAAGAAGACGTTAAAGCAAATTTTGATACAAATTTTGAAGTTTTTCTTAAAAACCTCAAAAAACAACCACTCAATCTTTCAGCAGATGCGATTTGAAAAGACCCAACAAATGCTGTTTTAGTCGAAAGATGAAGCACTAAAAAAGCTTATGATGACTATCTAGCTAGTGAAGAATTCAAAACCAACTGAAGCAAACTCACAAGTGATTGTATAAATAAACCTTTAGTACTTAAGCAAACTACTACTAATTAAACCTTTGTCTAGCAAAGGTTTTTTTATTCTAATTTGTGTTTTTGAACAAAGAAAAAACATAACTTAGTTGGACTAAGTTATGTTTAATTTAATCCTATGTTATAGGAATATTTGCAAACTATTCTTCATCTTCTTCGTCGTGAATATCTTCAGAAATTTCGTCAATAGAACCAAAAATTTCGCTTTTAACTTGTTTGAGCATTTTGTAAACTTCTGCAGCTTCTTCGTCGTTGACATTTTCTTTGTTTTTATTAGTGCCACGACTAAATTGAATTTTGGTGTTAGCAAATTCATCATCTAAATCTTCATTTAGAAACACAATAGTCGGAATAATTATTGGTCTACGGCGTTTTTCTTTATAGAAAAAGTTTTCTAAACGCTCAGTAATTAATTGTTTTAATTCACTTAAAGACCAATTTGGTGTATTTTTAACGTAATAAAGTGCTGCACCGTGGGCGATTCTTTTAGCTTCGTTAACAATTTTTAATGAATTTTTAACAAAGAAACTGCCACGACTAATAATTGTTGAACGTCCTGGAATATCGTTATTCTTCCGGTCAATTACAATTAAGACGTTAACAAAACCCGATTCACCAAGTTTTGCTCTTTCACGTACGATGCTAGAATTTAGGTTTAAAGTGTTAAAACCATCAATATAAATTGGGCCGAAATTAATCTTTTCGTTTGTTTTATATACTTTGTGATTTTCTAAATGATAAACACAACCAAGTTCAGGAATAATGATATTTTTTGGATTCACGCCATTACGCACAGCGCTTTGACCGTGCACCATACACATTCGATATTCCCCGTGGTAAGGTAAAAAGTATTTTGGACGGGTTAGTTGAAAAATTTTGTCATGCTCGTGTTTGTAAGCGTGCCCAGATGTATGCAAGTAACCGTCAACACCATTTTCTTTAATAATTGCGCCTAATTTAGCTAAACGATTGACCAATAACTCGATCACTATTCTGTTACCAGGAATTGGTGATGATGAAAAGATAACCATATCACCTTTTTCAATCCGCACAGTTGCATGTTTACCGTAACTCATTCTTGAAAGCGCCGCTAGTTGTTCACCTTGGGAACCAGTGGTTAAGATGACTAATTTATTGCTTGGTACATTTGGTAAATCTCTTTTTTCCACAAATACATCATTTGGCACATTGATGTAGCCAAGTTTACGCCCGATTTTAACACCTTGCACCATCGAACGACCAAAGGTGATTACTTTTTTCTTGAGTTTAGCTGCTAATTCAATGATAACTTTTACCCTGGTAAGATTTGACGCAAACGCAGTGACAATGGTCTTTTTAGTTGCTTGACGCATATATTTTTCAATATCAATGAGAATGTCACTTTCACTTGGCGAATGCATTGGGTGCATTGCGTTAGTCGAATCACTTAATAAAATGTCAAGACCTTCTTTACCCATTTGGTCGAGTTTGGCAAAGTCAGTAAAATATTGTCCAATTGGGTTATAGTCAAATCTAAAGTCACCAGTGCACATTAACGAACCATTTGGTGTGGTAATGCGAATTCCAAAAGCGTCCGGAATTGAGTGTTGAGCTGTTCAAAAGTCTACGGTACAATTGCCAAATTTAAACACAGAATCTTTTTCAATTTCAATAAATTCAATTTTTTTAGTGTCAATTTTGTGTTCATCAAATTTTGCTTTAAAGTATTGAATTGCAATTCGAGGCGCAAAAATCTTTTTGAGTGGCACTTGTTTAAGCAAGTACACCACGCCCCCAATGTGGTCTTCGTGTCCGTGGGTGATGAACAAACCTTCAATGTTTTGGTATCTTTCAAGTAAATATTGGTAATCAGGAATGATGCCACGAATTCCTGTTGTGGCAATGTCGGCAAATTTTATTCCGGCGTCAATGATAAAAATATGATTTTCATGTTCTACCAACAAAGTAGATTTACCAATTTCCTGCACACCACCAATCGGAATCAATCTTGTTGGTGTCATATCTTCCTTTCCGTGTTTAATTAAGATAATTATTAAAGATTATTATAGTTAAGAAAATAAAGCAAAAGAATATGCACTTAATTTTAAAGCAAAAACTGCGGTTTGAGTGCGTTAATTTAATAATCGGGTTAAAAACTAATTTTAAGTATAATATATTTTATTTTTAATACAGGTTGTTATGGATCAAAAGAAAATTAATGTTAAACGGCTACTAGACAAGTTTGAACTCACCCTCAGTAATCGAGCTACTGACTTAAATTATAAAGATATTTTAGCTCCAGCGGTTAAACAAATTGGACTAGAACTCGCCGGCATTGAAGTTACAAAATCTTACCACGACAATGTTATTTGTTGAGGTGAAAGCGAAAATAACTATTTTATAGGCTTAGGTGAAAAACAAGCAAAAGAAATTATTGCTCGGATTCTCAAAAAACAACCACCGCTCTTAATTTTGTCGCGTGGAGTTAAAGAACAAGTTTTTAACTGAATTATTACGTTAGCTGACTCCTACAAAGTACCTGTATATTGAAGCAAAAATAGCACCAACACAATTATAGTGACTATTGGTACGTACCTCAACGATTTTTTCTCACCTGAAGTGCAAGTTCATGGTTGCTTAATCACCCTTGGTGGCACTGGTGTGCTGATCACCGGTAAAAGTGGTGTTGGTAAGAGTGAAGCAACCTTAGAATTAATTCAAAAAGGACACGTTTTTATTAGTGATGACGCTGTCTTAATTCGTCACATTGGCTCAAATTTTTATGGTATTGCCCCTGAACTCACACGGAATTTTCTTGAAGTGAGAGGACTTGGACTTATTGACATCAAGTATACTTATGGTATTAAATCGATTGCTGAAGGTGCTGTGATTGATTTAGTTGTGGAATTAGTACAAGCCAATGAAGAAAATGTAATTTTTGATCGTTTAGGTACTGATAATTTACGTTATGAAATTTTGGATGGTTCTTTACCACTAATTCGCATTCCAGTCAAAAACGGTTTTTCTTCAGGAACCTTAATTGAAGCAGCCGTAAGTACTTTTCTTGCTCGGAAAGATGGTGTGTCAGTACTGGAACAAATTATTTCTCGAAAGGAGCTCGTCAATGGCTAATCAAGCAATTTGAACACCCGAAGTTGCCTACGCGGCTGGTTCAGGTGGTATTCTCTTTAGCGTTGGTAGTTTTGAAGTGAGAGTGTACTCACTCACGATGTTGTTAGGGATTTTAGCATCAATTCTTACCATTTTTATCTTCTGAAAACGCCAAAAATATAAAATTGAACACTTAATGGTACTCATTTTAATTACCATTCCACTTGCCCTTATTGGTGCTCGGTTGTGAGACTTAGTGGAAGAAGCCTTGTACAAGCGTGACACCTTTGACTTTAGTAGGTGGTATGCCATCTGGGAAGGTGGTTTGAGTATTCAAGGTGGCGTGGTCTTTGCCTTTATTGGTGATTTCATTTATGTTTATGTCAAACGTCGTGAACTCGATATTCGCAAAGTAGCCTCAATTATTATTCCTTGCATACTAATTGGACAAGTCATTGGTCGTTGAGGTAACTATGCAAACCACGAACTTTACGGTAAAGTAGACTTTAGCGGTGCCAGTGTGTTAGCCTTTGGTAAAACTTTTGCTGCTAGCATGTATATTAGTGACTCAGTTTCAGAAGCAATGGGTGTGATTGGACTTTATAGATATCCACTCTTCCTTTACGAAGCAATCGCTAACTTAGTTGGTTACTTAGTAATTGTGTGAATTTTTAACTTACTTGGTACTTTCAAACCTGGTTCTACAGCTGCACTCTACTTCATTTGGTATGGTTTAGTGAGAATGGCAATGGAACCATTACGTGAAAATGCATACGCGATTTATTCGATTGCAGCAATTTTATTCATTATTGCGGGCACGCTTGCGTTTATTTTCTTCGAATTTGTCAACAACGTGCACTATGTCAAAGTCAAAAGAGGACGTTGAACTGATCATGAATACGCACATCCAGAAAAATACGCAGCTTGAATTAATCGTACAACCATCAAAGTTTTAGGCACTAGATTTGCGGACTTGTTTCGTAAAGCACCTAACAAAAAATGACAAAAATCACAAGCTACACAAAGTGCTTAAAAAGCAAAAATATCATTTTTTAACGTTTAAAACATTCAAAATGGCACTTTTTGCCATTTTTTTATTTTTCCAGACTTAAAAAAACATATAATATTTCCAACTGAATACTTAACAAAAATGGGGGTAACAAACAATGCTTTATGATGTACTTTATGATGTTGTAATAATTGGATCAGGGCCAGGAGGACTTAACGCTGCGCTTTATGCTTCACGTGCAGGTTTACGTACTGCGGTAATTGAAAAGGCTGCACCAGGCGGTAAAATGGTGCAAACATCAAAAATTGAAAACTGATTAGGTTTTGAAACTGTTGAAGGTTATGACTTAGCACTAAAAATGTTTGAACACGCCAAAGCCTTTGGGGCTGATGACGTTTTCGGTGAAGTCAACAAAATTAACAAATTGGACAATGGTCAATTTACCATTGAATTAGCTAATGGTGCTGTAGTGAAAAGTCATTTCGTGATTATTGCTACTGGTATGGTGCACCGCGAACCAACTTTCATTAAAAATTATGAAAAATTTAAGATGGGGGGCATTAGTTTCTGTTCAACCTGCGATGGTCCTTTATACAAAGACAAAGTTGTTTTAACACTTGGTGGTGGTAATAGCGCAGTTGAAGAATCAACTTACCTTGCTAAACTAGCAAAAAAAGTTTATTTAGTAGTCAAAGATGACCACTTTATTGCTGAAGCTAAATTAGTTGAAGACTTAGGTAAGTTACCAAATGTTGAAATTTTTATGTCATCGCAAATTAAAGAACTTAAAGGTGAAAGAGTAATCGCATCAGCAATTATTGACCACCAAGGTAAGGAACTCGAATTAGCTGTTGATGGTTTCTTCCCATTCATTGGTTTTATTCCAAGCAATAAAACTTTTGCACATTTAAACATTACAAACGACAGAGGTTTTATTATAACTAATGATGATATGGAAACTAGTGTACCTGGACTCTTTGCAGTCGGTGACATTCGTGAGAAAAAAGTTCGCCAAATTGTCACAGCTGCTTCTGATGGCGCAATTGCAGCTAAAACCATTTCAGATAAAATTTCTCACTAGAAAAAACGCGGTCGGGCG includes:
- the metG gene encoding methionine--tRNA ligase, which gives rise to MSKKTFYVTTPIYYASGPLHIGHLYCTIMAWTIANYKKSQGYDAKFLTGSDEHGQKIANKAKPQNKEPKQFVDELVETCKQMWAKWDINYDYFSRTTSAHHEEAVKQVFSWFLANDFIYKDRYEGLYSIEDEEFLAKNQAVFKDGEYFHPSSGHKLAVMSEESYFFKIKKMQAWWVEYVKTHPNFLLPQKTVNEMFNNFVNEGLEDLSVTRTNVAWAIPIKEDFHHTLYVWLDALFNYVTTLGYSPSNPKAADYVKYWENGTEIVHILGKEISRFHFIYWPMFLEALGLRQPTTIISHGLLRDKDGRKMSKSLHNVIEPDTLFNKFDDEMIKYYFASQVIFGEDANFGEEKLKEVVNADLVNNFGNLISRTLKMLSNSFDHGIVYKTSNEQVHLEIENEIKSFLDNYVTAMDAFHFDKGLKLAIELSDKLNKYIDKTMPWKLTNNLPELSLVLSRLLNGIYAVAFALQVSLPRKIAEVATALGVTNFDKDALLDFHKFDNVIPAKQFMLYERLK
- a CDS encoding putative quinol monooxygenase, whose product is MIYLVIKNLKIKEDVKANFDTNFEVFLKNLKKQPLNLSADAIWKDPTNAVLVERWSTKKAYDDYLASEEFKTNWSKLTSDCINKPLVLKQTTTN
- a CDS encoding ribonuclease J, whose product is MTPTRLIPIGGVQEIGKSTLLVEHENHIFIIDAGIKFADIATTGIRGIIPDYQYLLERYQNIEGLFITHGHEDHIGGVVYLLKQVPLKKIFAPRIAIQYFKAKFDEHKIDTKKIEFIEIEKDSVFKFGNCTVDFWTAQHSIPDAFGIRITTPNGSLMCTGDFRFDYNPIGQYFTDFAKLDQMGKEGLDILLSDSTNAMHPMHSPSESDILIDIEKYMRQATKKTIVTAFASNLTRVKVIIELAAKLKKKVITFGRSMVQGVKIGRKLGYINVPNDVFVEKRDLPNVPSNKLVILTTGSQGEQLAALSRMSYGKHATVRIEKGDMVIFSSSPIPGNRIVIELLVNRLAKLGAIIKENGVDGYLHTSGHAYKHEHDKIFQLTRPKYFLPYHGEYRMCMVHGQSAVRNGVNPKNIIIPELGCVYHLENHKVYKTNEKINFGPIYIDGFNTLNLNSSIVRERAKLGESGFVNVLIVIDRKNNDIPGRSTIISRGSFFVKNSLKIVNEAKRIAHGAALYYVKNTPNWSLSELKQLITERLENFFYKEKRRRPIIIPTIVFLNEDLDDEFANTKIQFSRGTNKNKENVNDEEAAEVYKMLKQVKSEIFGSIDEISEDIHDEEDEE
- the hprK gene encoding HPr(Ser) kinase/phosphatase; its protein translation is MDQKKINVKRLLDKFELTLSNRATDLNYKDILAPAVKQIGLELAGIEVTKSYHDNVICWGESENNYFIGLGEKQAKEIIARILKKQPPLLILSRGVKEQVFNWIITLADSYKVPVYWSKNSTNTIIVTIGTYLNDFFSPEVQVHGCLITLGGTGVLITGKSGVGKSEATLELIQKGHVFISDDAVLIRHIGSNFYGIAPELTRNFLEVRGLGLIDIKYTYGIKSIAEGAVIDLVVELVQANEENVIFDRLGTDNLRYEILDGSLPLIRIPVKNGFSSGTLIEAAVSTFLARKDGVSVLEQIISRKELVNG
- the lgt gene encoding prolipoprotein diacylglyceryl transferase, with translation MANQAIWTPEVAYAAGSGGILFSVGSFEVRVYSLTMLLGILASILTIFIFWKRQKYKIEHLMVLILITIPLALIGARLWDLVEEALYKRDTFDFSRWYAIWEGGLSIQGGVVFAFIGDFIYVYVKRRELDIRKVASIIIPCILIGQVIGRWGNYANHELYGKVDFSGASVLAFGKTFAASMYISDSVSEAMGVIGLYRYPLFLYEAIANLVGYLVIVWIFNLLGTFKPGSTAALYFIWYGLVRMAMEPLRENAYAIYSIAAILFIIAGTLAFIFFEFVNNVHYVKVKRGRWTDHEYAHPEKYAAWINRTTIKVLGTRFADLFRKAPNKKWQKSQATQSA
- a CDS encoding NAD(P)/FAD-dependent oxidoreductase; the protein is MLYDVLYDVVIIGSGPGGLNAALYASRAGLRTAVIEKAAPGGKMVQTSKIENWLGFETVEGYDLALKMFEHAKAFGADDVFGEVNKINKLDNGQFTIELANGAVVKSHFVIIATGMVHREPTFIKNYEKFKMGGISFCSTCDGPLYKDKVVLTLGGGNSAVEESTYLAKLAKKVYLVVKDDHFIAEAKLVEDLGKLPNVEIFMSSQIKELKGERVIASAIIDHQGKELELAVDGFFPFIGFIPSNKTFAHLNITNDRGFIITNDDMETSVPGLFAVGDIREKKVRQIVTAASDGAIAAKTISDKISH